The region actccgattatttactaattaatattctttattttattaaagaataatgtgtcgataatcaaacttacttttgattattcaaataaggatattactttcgtataagtacatctttgattatttaagattcatttcaagtataagttttacaacttctacttcaattatttttataaagattattctttatgggaatattatttaaataataatattcagatattttctaatatattgggactgatttatttattaaatcagcattactccaaacattcttaaaaatgttttgcgagtcttcaaaatgattttaaaagttagagcggatcccaaaactcattttatatttaagatcctccttgcgaaggggatttaaatactcgctcaaaacctgagggatccggctctgtggtgtattttatattcgcaacaaggttgctattttgataaaagagttttgattacttacccaatactcgggaagtaaaattcttggaacaagttaatccattaacatgcatcgcctgggaaatatcggtgagttttcctttccaactagatatgacttcttggtggagccgtatcaacaagtttctacttggggaaggtgaggacgagctttacgtttcagagtcatggatttcatctgaactaggagtggcataagtggtcgagtggcgccggcccagcctaattatattggcccaaatggcctggaagttccgctaagacggtccattccttaggagtccagtgttcggttgacaagtaaatccgacaggttctcctctacatgtagaaaatggtggggttgtactactgcgactgatcatcgtaagtggttttcctggcgcgacaaactcccataatgagttcatcatccaattggatatttctgcaacactacccagagcacttcgatagaaaggctacaattgggcgattgttgagtgttggcagggtcgagttttcaaaatgatgtttgcatcaaatgaagtatctcgtaacttcattttattttgatgatattttaaagattgattctatataagttttgtcttgtagcttaatctatgggatgaactaattataacttgaacggtggtagttcaagtagtattcggaaaagatataagtatattggagtatcttgtaacttcatcttttaaacttatatctagtaaatgattatcttatgcatgacaaagattttcagaaaaatgttgagacaaggttagatatatgagatcaccttgcaacgatatttttatacagttataaactggaactctgtgtatattatgcatggaagaggacttccaagattttgaaaagtatatatgtatatatactgaatattttgtgacctcatcgcattaagatatcaaacttggttcatttcttttgaccaagactttcatgagtactatgagaatgctcatatattgttaattattatacatattatttcggtgggcttgttgctcacccttgctttcttctttcatcacacaacatcagatagacaagatgaacaggaccaagctcccaattcgcgagcggataggaaacgttccgcagtttcctataggcgttgatgtcgctgtagctgaggtaggaactaccaataggctaggctttcaacttttgatgtaccagatttatgtatatttatgaattgtaataatggcaaagaaatgtaaatttattcagaaacccttttaaggtgtattggcatataattgtggaataaaatgacttgtgattatttttggatattcatctctgagactataacttgtggtgtatgtgtttatggtggggtcacagaagagagtagttgattatttattaagattgggtgttattaagggaaatggaactcgtgacaacccggatccccgaccccggatttgggggtgttatataAAGTTACTCGCTCCATCGTCGAGATACTAGACATTTGATTCTACTCCACCAATTGACTCATTCCTCAATCTCGGAATAACTCATTCCTCGTTTAGCAACAGTGTGCGCAGCAGTGTGCCCCTGTTTTTACCATCGCATTCAGTCCGCAACAAGGATGGCTCATCATCATTAATTTGAGTCAGATTGGCTTCCAATTTCTGATCCTTATCACGTCTATATTCTCTTTCATGCTGTGATTTCCTACATTTCGATGTATACCCAAACACGTGATAATTATAGCATTTGATTTTGCTACGATCTCGTCCCGTGTGTTACTGCAACTTCCATCTTCCTCCTGATTATGACGGGATTTTACACCAGGGTTATTCTTAAAGTAATTTCTCCCTTTGCTACCATTGTTAGGGCCACTTCTTCCCTTGTCACTTGATCATTTGCCAGCTCGTTTTGACCATTCATCCCGCGTCAATAGAAGTTTCCCACCTGTGCTTTCATTCTAACCTCTAAGCCTCTCCTCGTGTGCCTTTAATCGACCCACGACTTCTTCTACTAATATACTTTCTATATCTCCATATGGTTCTATTGTTGAAGCAATTTGAAGGTACTTAGAAGGAACATGCCTCATGAGTTTCTTTACCATATTAGTTTCCTCCAACTTTTCTCTTAGGAGTCGAATATTTGAGACGATGCCATATAGCTTTAGATAAAACTCATCCAAATTATATGTCTTCTCCATATTCATTGATTCAAATTCCATTCTAAGTGTTTGAACTTTCGCCTTCTGAACTCGATCAGCCCCAATGCTCATTACTTTCAGCGAATCCCGGTCCTCCTTCACAGTCTTCTTCTCGGCTATGGACAAGAGCATATCTTCTGGTATACCTTGATATATAACTGCTAAAGCAACCTTATCCATCTTCGTGTCTACAGCTATTTTTGGGTTATCTGGTTCGACTACATCCCACACACCTTGTGCCTGCATAAAGACCTTCATTCTCAATGACCACGCAGAATAGTTGTTCCTTGCCAGCATGGGGTAGTTCAAGCCCACAGATCCTTCCTTTGATTTCTGTGTGTCCATCCTCAACATGTATTTGGGCATTCACATATTTAATcaaagctctgataccacaaTATTGAGACTACATAATCACTGAAAGATGTGTATATGAAACTGAGAAAAGAAAAATGAGCTGATTGCATTAGAAACTTGAAAGAtgattataaaatatatatatataactagaAATCCTAACGGGGTCAGGTCCTCAAAATCAACAACTTCCCTTATTTGTCTCCACAACCTCTACTGCAACGTTTAATCCCTAAAAACTAGCTCCAACATATGACCAAGTCACACATAAAAATAAAACACTACATCTAATTTATTTTAAGATAGAAAAACATGTTTGGATTAAAAATAAAACCAACAGATGTGGCACTAACTACAACTTTTTACCCGTCATGCGTTTATGAATGCTGGCATTGTCAAATTAAAGACATTCTACACCATGCTGGTGGGCTACCCTGGACTCACATCTGCATATGATCTTGTGGCTTTGCATCAGAAGTGAATATTTCTTGGGAATAAATGTTGTTTTATGTGAAAAAGAGGGAAATATCCACTGTAATTTAATTTTTACTGAACTAATTATTATCGGTTTTTTTGGATCAGTATTTTGTATCATTAAAACAATACCGGCGTCTTGGAATTGAAGCTTCAAATGATTCAAATTCATCAATTTCCGTAAAATCCATGAAGGCAAAAAATAGTTAAAACATGTTACTTATGCTTAAAACAGTTGAGGTTGGTAGTTTGTTAGCTTGATTGACTTATCACATAAGAAAACATAAAGTTATTAGATTAGGAATATGCTCTAGCATATTTCATAATCTTATCATTCTTATATCTGCACTTATTTGACACATTTTCACTCTTATATGTAGTTAGATGTGTATTTAGcgaaattatatatatatatatatatattaatttggtAAAAATTGTGAATTGTATTCGTTTCATAGGGTAACGATTCAACTTATCTGGTGCAGCACAGAAGCGTTGTAGAAGCAAGTGTTAATCCTCGCAAGGACTCATACACGAGAAATCCTTTAAAACCTTGAATCCATAAGGCAAACCTTGAATCCACTAGGATTTTCTTGAATTCATAAGAAAGATAAGAGAATAACTCATAGGGTTTTGATTTCAATAAAAGATTATTCATATGTTACATCATAAGATTGTTTATATATGAATAGAAAATCCTTAAACGAAATAAAACTAAATCCTAATTAAAAACAAATAATAATCAAAAGCAGCGTGATCATGCATATTTGAGCATGAGCATGAAATATCCCCTATCTTGTCCTCAAAAGTCATTGTTATATTTTTCAGTTTTGGCATGTTCATGCAATCCAATGGTGTGAGCATGTCATCAGATATTCTCAACAGTGTGACCATGCAGTGCTCGGCGCGATCATGCTTTTGTTCTTCTCGCATTCATCATACTCTCCATATTCACCGAAAATCCTCCTACATCATTATCTCCCTAACCAAAAAATTTATAAAACTAAACGGAGACCATAATGTCAGAAAAGTTGAAACGAGTAGTAGGTATAGAACAATGTACCATAAATTTGAATAAATAAACGGAGACTAATGTTTTAATCATGACTACTGTTTTTTTTCTTCGATTTGGTTCGATTTATCATGGGTACTTGATTTTGACTGAATTTTTTTTCCAGCTGGTTTTGGTTGGGACTCTCATGCAACTTTTCAGCTGGTTTTGGTTGAAACTCTCGTATAATTTTCTGCTAGTTTTGGTTGGAACTCTAATACACACTCTCGTCTCGCTTTGATGATATTGACTCTTTGATAAtattgttttttttttctttttttccctCCCATCTTCTTTCCTTTTCTCGTGTTGATGGGGTAGCCCTAGGCACATCTGTATACTTCTCTGTCTTTTTTTTTATCTGGTGCTCTAGGCACTTTGGCCCTTCGAGTGATTTGTTTAGGTTATTTAGTGGTTTAGACACATTGGCCCTTTGAGGATTgatttagtttatttggtgctctaggAACATTGGCCCTTCGCAGGATTTGTTTAGTTAATTTGGTGCTCTAAGCACATTGGCCCTTCGCGGGattggtttagtttatttggtgcttTAGGCATATTGGTTTGgtttatttggtgctctaggcacattggTTTAGTTTATCTGGTGCTCTAGGCACACTGACCCTTCGCGGGATTTGTTAGATTTGAATACAATTTGAATTGGGATACAATTTTTATTTGGTTGAGAATTGGATATAGTTTGTCGACTTTGATTCAGTTATTTGGAGTTTATATTTGGTTGATTATGGAGTTTGATTTTGGATTTGGATTCAGTTTCGCATACAGTTTTGATATTGTTTTCGATGATTGCAAATTTGTTGCTTTGGTAATTTTATTGCTTTGTTTTCTCTTTTGTTGTTGCGTTCTCTGTTTTTGCGTCTTTGGATTTGTGTGGAAGTTTTTGGTTTGTTTGGATTCATTATTCTGTTTTTGGATTTGTTTGGATGCTCTTGAATCTGGTGTTGTAGTTTTTGATTTGTTTGATTACGTGATTTCGTCCCTCAGTTGGCAAATTCACGATTCAATATCGTGAGTTTGAGGGGATGCTAACATATATAATGATATTATTGGATAGTACTCATCATCATATATATACGTTAGATAGCCGTCGTGAAAGACTTTGGCAAGTGCAATGTGCAAAAATCAGGTGAGTCTCATTAATAGCCGCCCATCAGCTC is a window of Apium graveolens cultivar Ventura chromosome 11, ASM990537v1, whole genome shotgun sequence DNA encoding:
- the LOC141696401 gene encoding uncharacterized protein LOC141696401, which produces MPKYMLRMDTQKSKEGSVGLNYPMLARNNYSAWSLRMKVFMQAQGVWDVVEPDNPKIAVDTKMDKVALAVIYQGIPEDMLLSIAEKKTVKEDRDSLKVMSIGADRVQKAKVQTLRMEFESMNMEKTYNLDEFYLKLYGIVSNIRLLREKLEETNMVKKLMRHVPSKYLQIASTIEPYGDIESILVEEVVGRLKAHEERLRG